A single region of the Microbulbifer sp. MKSA007 genome encodes:
- the rmuC gene encoding DNA recombination protein RmuC — translation MAPSPGLFPGQASGRGPWQNPDLSISFQVWEYHSMPAFPLQLNADHAVMAAVAILFLLGLVFWLARASSRRALLQSEAALQVAQARIDSSRERESQLGVEVESLRTELADKLQQLTRSQVLVEKGEAALAEQRKLMEQMRIAMGEQFENLANRIFEEKQQSFVRRSEDSLRKSLDPLERQLGDFRKRVEHVYDRENAERNSLLGQIKALREQTQRISDEALNLTSALKGDRKIQGNWGEVVLERLLEESGLQKGREYETQVTLTSDGRRRQPDVIVRLPENKDLIIDSKVSLVDYERYSSAETDEERTQALKQHVNSLRAHITGLNKKAYEQLEGVRTLDFVFIFVPIEAAYMLAMQADPDLFRFAYEKQIVLVSPTSLMATLRTVENIWRYEKQNKNAEKIADEAGKLHDQFAMVLESLDVLGDRLRQADDAYQQTYKRLATGRGNAVKRIDSLRKLGAKTRKQISAQLRDRAEDSGQMALPQEEGVAAED, via the coding sequence ATGGCGCCTTCGCCTGGGCTATTTCCCGGGCAGGCCAGCGGGCGAGGCCCCTGGCAAAATCCTGATTTATCCATCTCTTTCCAGGTCTGGGAGTACCACTCTATGCCAGCGTTCCCGCTGCAATTGAATGCCGATCATGCGGTGATGGCGGCTGTTGCCATCTTGTTTCTGTTGGGCTTGGTGTTTTGGTTGGCGCGAGCCAGTAGCCGCCGCGCTTTATTGCAAAGCGAAGCCGCTTTGCAGGTGGCTCAGGCGCGTATTGATAGCAGCCGCGAGCGGGAATCCCAACTTGGGGTTGAGGTGGAATCCCTACGTACCGAGTTGGCGGACAAGCTGCAACAGCTCACGCGAAGCCAGGTGCTGGTAGAAAAAGGGGAGGCGGCCCTGGCGGAGCAGCGCAAGCTGATGGAGCAAATGCGTATAGCCATGGGTGAGCAGTTCGAGAATCTGGCCAACCGGATTTTTGAAGAGAAGCAGCAAAGCTTCGTGCGCCGCAGTGAAGACAGCCTGCGCAAAAGTCTCGATCCGCTGGAGCGCCAGCTGGGGGATTTCCGTAAGCGAGTAGAACATGTCTACGATCGCGAAAATGCTGAGCGCAACAGCCTGCTGGGGCAGATTAAAGCATTGCGCGAGCAAACCCAGCGCATCAGCGATGAGGCCCTGAACCTGACTTCGGCCCTAAAAGGTGACCGCAAGATTCAGGGTAACTGGGGTGAAGTGGTGCTGGAGCGCTTGCTGGAGGAGTCCGGCTTGCAGAAAGGGCGCGAGTACGAAACCCAGGTAACCCTGACGAGCGATGGCCGCAGGCGCCAGCCGGATGTGATTGTGCGCCTGCCGGAAAACAAAGACCTGATTATCGATTCGAAGGTCTCCCTGGTGGACTACGAGCGCTACAGCTCGGCGGAAACCGATGAGGAGCGCACCCAAGCCCTGAAACAGCATGTGAATTCCCTGCGCGCCCATATCACCGGCCTCAACAAGAAAGCCTACGAGCAGCTGGAGGGTGTGCGCACCCTGGATTTCGTCTTTATTTTCGTGCCCATTGAAGCTGCGTATATGTTGGCTATGCAAGCGGACCCGGACCTGTTCCGTTTCGCGTATGAGAAGCAAATTGTCCTGGTGAGCCCCACCAGCCTGATGGCGACCCTGCGCACCGTCGAGAATATCTGGCGCTACGAGAAACAAAACAAGAACGCGGAAAAAATCGCCGACGAAGCCGGCAAACTGCACGATCAGTTTGCTATGGTGCTGGAGTCACTGGACGTTCTTGGTGACCGCTTGCGCCAAGCGGATGACGCCTACCAGCAGACTTACAAGCGACTGGCGACAGGGCGTGGTAATGCGGTGAAGCGTATTGATAGTCTGCGTAAGCTTGGTGCTAAAACCCGCAAACAAATATCCGCCCAGCTCCGTGACAGGGCTGAGGATTCAGGACAAATGGCGCTTCCTCAGGAAGAGGGAGTTGCTGCGGAAGACTAA
- the murI gene encoding glutamate racemase → MHKHSAHPDSPAPSALIFDSGVGAVSIAREIRRLMPGLTLHLGVDNGFYPYGNKSEEELRPRIVQQAQAMMEHCGADILVVGCNTASTLALPQLRESLKKPVVGVVPAVKPAAAASRSRTIALIATEGTVNRRYTRELIEQFANGNRVINVPAPELVHLAESKLRGEAITAEDLEPVLHRVFHTAGGDQVDIAVLACTHFPLLREELDQFAPRSIQWLDSGEAIARRVRWWLEELELMLPDAPNTGRLITSTVDLTGNIERAFREFAPVAEPLEPNT, encoded by the coding sequence ATGCACAAACACAGCGCCCACCCAGATAGCCCAGCCCCCAGCGCCCTGATCTTTGATTCCGGCGTGGGCGCCGTCAGCATTGCGCGGGAAATCCGCCGCCTGATGCCGGGCCTGACATTGCACCTGGGTGTGGACAACGGCTTTTACCCCTACGGCAACAAAAGCGAAGAGGAACTGCGCCCTCGGATCGTCCAGCAGGCCCAGGCCATGATGGAACACTGCGGTGCCGATATTTTAGTGGTGGGCTGCAATACCGCCAGCACCCTGGCCTTGCCCCAGCTGCGCGAATCACTGAAGAAACCCGTAGTGGGCGTTGTGCCCGCGGTGAAACCCGCCGCTGCCGCCAGCCGTTCCCGCACTATTGCCCTGATTGCCACCGAAGGCACCGTCAATCGCCGCTACACCCGCGAGCTGATCGAGCAATTTGCCAACGGCAACCGGGTAATTAATGTGCCCGCACCGGAGTTGGTGCATCTGGCGGAAAGCAAACTGCGCGGCGAAGCCATCACCGCAGAGGATTTGGAGCCGGTATTACACCGCGTATTCCACACCGCCGGCGGTGACCAAGTGGATATTGCCGTATTAGCCTGCACTCACTTTCCCCTGCTGCGGGAAGAACTGGACCAGTTCGCCCCACGCTCAATCCAATGGCTGGATTCCGGTGAAGCCATCGCCCGGCGCGTGCGCTGGTGGCTGGAAGAACTTGAGCTGATGCTGCCGGATGCCCCAAACACTGGCCGCCTGATCACCAGCACTGTGGATTTAACCGGCAATATAGAACGGGCCTTCCGCGAGTTTGCTCCAGTTGCCGAACCCCTCGAACCCAACACCTAA
- a CDS encoding PD-(D/E)XK nuclease family protein → MLKAQALSPLNAQLRFRLGASNFTQPDIGLGPAERGNVVHQVLAEFWQQCGTLAQLQAMDDEQRQAQIERAVERSLGSVRKKYNHLPIGFWAMEKQRLERLLQQWLSVELDRPNFSVEKVEWEQAVEIGGLHFNLRLDRLDQLASGEQLVIDYKTGVPSIRDWLTQRIREPQLPLYALFQPDAHAIAFGQVRNGDCKWNGCGDLEHPITGIKAVGDTEKESPYGTWSNLVEHWRYSLESLATEYRSGVATLAFDRLTDNNSELWPLNRWPEREQITE, encoded by the coding sequence GTGCTCAAGGCCCAGGCCCTGTCCCCATTAAATGCGCAGTTGCGCTTCCGCCTCGGCGCCAGCAATTTTACCCAACCGGATATCGGCCTCGGCCCCGCCGAGCGCGGCAATGTGGTGCACCAGGTGCTGGCGGAATTCTGGCAACAGTGCGGCACCCTCGCACAACTGCAAGCTATGGACGACGAGCAACGCCAAGCGCAAATCGAACGTGCGGTGGAGCGCTCCCTCGGCAGTGTGCGCAAAAAATACAATCACCTGCCGATCGGATTTTGGGCCATGGAAAAGCAGCGCCTGGAGCGCCTGCTGCAACAATGGCTGTCCGTGGAACTGGACAGGCCCAATTTCTCCGTAGAAAAAGTCGAATGGGAACAAGCCGTGGAAATCGGCGGGCTGCACTTTAACCTGCGCCTGGACCGGCTGGACCAACTCGCCAGCGGCGAACAACTGGTAATCGATTACAAAACCGGCGTCCCCAGTATTCGCGACTGGCTAACCCAGCGCATCCGCGAACCCCAGCTGCCGCTCTACGCCCTATTCCAACCGGACGCCCACGCCATCGCCTTCGGCCAGGTGCGCAACGGCGACTGCAAATGGAATGGTTGCGGAGACCTGGAGCACCCCATTACCGGCATTAAAGCCGTGGGCGATACCGAAAAGGAATCCCCCTACGGCACCTGGAGCAATCTGGTGGAGCACTGGCGCTACAGCCTGGAATCCCTCGCCACGGAATATCGCAGTGGTGTAGCCACCCTCGCCTTTGATCGCCTCACCGATAACAACAGTGAACTCTGGCCCCTAAACCGCTGGCCGGAAAGGGAGCAAATAACCGAATGA
- a CDS encoding UvrD-helicase domain-containing protein translates to MNEVVTTPALRRPIDADARSQALDISRSFAVSAPAGSGKTGLLTQRVLKLLAACQQPEEVLAITFTRKAAGEMRERLIDALHSARDQARPDNPHDAITWDLARALLERDRELEWELLQTPQRLRIQTIDGLCRSLASQLPVESGLGAPGEPLERTQIAFELAVVNLLKHLDGETPDADLQQLLLHLDNDLGQLNKLLRILLDKREQWLGPLLSVNFDGAQDYFHFVIDELVAEKLQDLTTALGSYAGELLELASYAGGNLQKENPSHGLCLFSELDDFPSTDSSGLPAWLALGSLLLTTTGDLRKGGGINKKIGFGLPDKKDPERPIAEEYKQRMKDLLAELAGNEPLLSALREVGKLPSGLQQSQWQLLQGLAQVLPKLVAELKLVFQQLGATDYTEVAQAALIALGDSDNPTDLALKLDLQTQHILVDEFQDTSHTQLQLLEKLTAGWQQGDGRTLFIVGDGMQSCYGFRNANVGIFLDARERGIGEVPLETLDLQVNFRSESAVVNWVNETFQRAFPQADNIGRGAVRYLQSEAFKGSKWAEPSVNFYGCIDDEDRNREATQAVELVQQLQTQDPESRIAILVRKKKHLQKILPALSAANIAFQAPELAPLASKMVVLDLLSLTRALLDPSDRISWLAVLRAPWCGLQLPDLYTLANWGNGDITVTDTSARPLLMALQEVEDIGLLSDEGRTRLAQVAPKLLHAWQQRGRKPLRTWIEGLWLELGGPATVAQKSDLNNVQDFLQLLEAFDTGGAITDWQQFTLALEQLYARPAQDAKVQVMTIHKSKGLEFEHVLIPGLDQGGKPGSDQLLRWSEWLSREGESRFLLAPKNARGGRDPVFEYLKHDNSERERLEGTRLLYVGCTRAIRSLHLLACINRDEKKGHLKAPGSAALLSGIWPSVLHHQESDWCHWLEAEEPLLNQDEARRDHDYLLRLPHQWQPQAMPRQEWLAQYRMPDYQPKTEEEDNIPELGQVALRWLKHAGTVAHETLATIAETNINDWTPTKLEAQRPLWQLRLKQLGLSATSLDRAAEKVEIAVRNSLSCPTGRWLLDGSLRESACELELHSGGRQLRRSIVDRTFIDNEGTRWIVDYKTAEPSGEESQEEFTAAQLEQYRNQLENYRKLFYARGERNIRCALYFPLMQRLVELG, encoded by the coding sequence ATGAACGAAGTCGTGACCACTCCCGCCCTGCGCCGCCCCATCGATGCCGACGCCCGCAGCCAAGCCCTGGATATCAGCCGCAGCTTTGCCGTATCTGCCCCGGCGGGCTCCGGTAAAACCGGCCTGCTCACCCAGCGCGTATTAAAGTTGCTCGCCGCCTGCCAGCAGCCGGAAGAAGTGCTGGCCATTACCTTCACCCGCAAAGCCGCCGGTGAAATGCGCGAGCGCCTGATCGATGCCCTGCACAGCGCCCGCGACCAAGCCCGGCCAGACAACCCCCACGATGCCATCACCTGGGATTTGGCCCGCGCCCTACTGGAGCGGGATCGCGAACTGGAATGGGAACTGCTGCAAACACCCCAGCGCCTGCGCATTCAAACCATCGACGGCCTCTGCCGCAGCCTCGCCAGCCAACTGCCAGTCGAAAGCGGCCTGGGAGCACCGGGTGAACCCCTGGAGCGCACTCAAATCGCCTTTGAGCTAGCGGTGGTGAACCTGCTCAAACACCTCGATGGCGAAACCCCAGACGCAGATCTACAGCAGCTACTGCTCCACCTGGACAACGACCTGGGCCAACTCAATAAGCTGCTGCGTATTTTGCTGGATAAGCGCGAGCAATGGCTCGGCCCACTTTTGAGCGTTAACTTCGATGGCGCCCAGGATTATTTCCATTTTGTTATCGACGAACTGGTGGCAGAAAAGCTGCAAGACCTCACCACAGCCCTCGGCAGTTATGCCGGGGAACTGCTGGAGCTAGCCAGTTATGCCGGCGGCAATTTACAAAAGGAAAACCCCAGCCACGGCCTGTGCCTCTTCTCCGAATTGGACGATTTCCCCAGCACAGACAGCAGCGGCCTGCCCGCCTGGCTCGCCCTCGGCAGCCTGCTCCTCACCACCACCGGTGACCTGCGCAAAGGCGGCGGCATCAATAAAAAAATCGGTTTTGGCCTGCCGGATAAAAAAGATCCCGAGCGCCCCATCGCCGAAGAATACAAACAGCGCATGAAAGACCTGCTGGCAGAACTAGCCGGCAACGAACCGCTGCTCTCCGCACTGCGGGAAGTGGGCAAGCTCCCCAGCGGGCTGCAACAGAGCCAATGGCAACTGCTGCAAGGGCTCGCCCAGGTACTGCCCAAGTTAGTCGCAGAATTAAAGCTGGTCTTCCAGCAACTGGGCGCCACCGACTATACCGAAGTGGCCCAAGCCGCACTGATCGCCCTGGGCGATAGCGATAACCCCACAGACCTGGCCCTAAAACTGGACCTGCAAACCCAGCATATTCTGGTGGACGAGTTCCAGGACACCTCCCACACCCAGCTACAACTGCTGGAAAAACTCACTGCCGGCTGGCAGCAGGGAGACGGCCGCACCTTATTTATTGTCGGCGACGGCATGCAATCCTGTTACGGCTTCCGCAATGCCAACGTGGGTATTTTCCTGGATGCACGCGAACGCGGTATCGGTGAAGTGCCCCTGGAAACCCTCGACCTCCAGGTAAATTTCCGCTCCGAAAGTGCGGTAGTGAACTGGGTCAACGAGACTTTCCAAAGGGCCTTTCCGCAAGCAGACAATATCGGGCGCGGCGCCGTACGCTATCTGCAATCCGAAGCTTTTAAAGGCAGCAAATGGGCCGAGCCCTCGGTGAATTTCTACGGCTGCATAGATGACGAAGACCGCAACCGCGAAGCCACCCAAGCGGTTGAACTGGTGCAGCAATTACAAACGCAAGATCCGGAAAGCCGTATCGCCATTCTGGTGCGCAAGAAAAAACACCTGCAAAAAATTCTGCCGGCCCTAAGCGCCGCCAATATCGCCTTCCAGGCCCCAGAGCTGGCGCCACTCGCCAGTAAAATGGTGGTGCTGGATTTACTCAGTCTCACCCGAGCCCTACTCGATCCCAGCGATCGAATCAGCTGGCTGGCCGTACTCCGCGCTCCCTGGTGCGGACTGCAACTGCCAGACCTTTACACCCTGGCCAACTGGGGCAATGGGGATATCACCGTAACCGATACCAGCGCGCGCCCATTATTAATGGCCTTGCAGGAAGTGGAAGATATCGGCCTGCTCAGCGATGAAGGGCGCACACGCCTGGCCCAAGTGGCTCCCAAACTGCTGCACGCCTGGCAACAGCGCGGCCGCAAACCCCTGCGCACCTGGATTGAAGGCCTCTGGCTGGAACTGGGCGGCCCCGCCACCGTTGCGCAAAAATCTGATCTGAATAATGTGCAGGATTTTCTGCAATTATTAGAAGCCTTCGATACCGGCGGAGCCATTACCGACTGGCAACAGTTCACCCTGGCCCTGGAACAGCTCTACGCCCGCCCCGCCCAGGATGCCAAAGTGCAGGTGATGACCATTCACAAATCCAAAGGGCTGGAGTTCGAACACGTACTGATCCCAGGCCTGGACCAAGGCGGCAAACCCGGCAGCGACCAACTGCTGCGCTGGAGCGAGTGGCTCAGCCGCGAAGGCGAAAGCCGCTTCCTGCTCGCCCCCAAAAATGCGCGCGGCGGCCGCGACCCGGTTTTTGAATACCTTAAGCACGACAACAGCGAGCGCGAACGCCTGGAAGGCACCCGCCTGTTGTATGTAGGCTGTACCCGCGCCATCCGCTCGCTGCATCTTTTGGCCTGCATCAACCGGGATGAAAAAAAGGGTCACCTAAAAGCCCCCGGCAGCGCCGCTCTACTCTCCGGCATCTGGCCCAGTGTTTTACATCACCAGGAAAGCGACTGGTGCCACTGGCTGGAAGCGGAAGAACCCCTGCTCAACCAGGATGAAGCCCGTAGAGATCACGACTACCTGCTGCGCCTGCCCCACCAATGGCAACCCCAAGCTATGCCCCGGCAGGAATGGCTGGCCCAATACCGCATGCCAGACTACCAACCCAAAACTGAGGAAGAAGACAATATTCCCGAACTGGGCCAGGTAGCCCTGCGCTGGCTCAAACACGCCGGCACCGTAGCCCACGAAACCCTCGCCACCATTGCCGAGACCAATATTAACGACTGGACACCCACCAAACTGGAAGCCCAGCGCCCCCTATGGCAACTGCGCCTGAAACAATTGGGGCTATCCGCCACCAGCCTGGACCGCGCTGCTGAGAAAGTGGAGATCGCCGTACGCAACAGCCTCAGCTGCCCCACCGGCCGCTGGCTATTGGATGGCTCACTAAGGGAATCCGCCTGCGAACTAGAACTCCACAGCGGCGGCCGACAGTTACGGCGCTCTATTGTGGACCGTACCTTTATCGATAACGAAGGCACCCGTTGGATTGTCGATTACAAAACGGCTGAGCCCAGTGGTGAGGAAAGCCAGGAAGAGTTTACTGCGGCTCAGCTAGAGCAGTATCGGAATCAGTTGGAGAATTACCGCAAGCTCTTTTATGCACGGGGGGAGCGGAATATTCGGTGTGCTTTGTATTTTCCGTTGATGCAGAGATTGGTGGAGTTAGGTTAG
- a CDS encoding IS3 family transposase (programmed frameshift), whose protein sequence is MTTKGTRRHFKPEFKKDAVALVSEQGYSISKAAEVVGTTANNLRRWIKELKQEEDGVRLDVGERAELERLRRENKQLRMEKEIPKKGQRLLCERNEIKYSFIEKQQGSFPVRVLCRVMQVSKTGYYDWCCRGNSSIDAQTWQLCHRLKALFAESRQSLGSRRLMKLLRKEGFEVGRYRVRKLMKKLGLAVKRKKRFTLTTDSKHHLPVAENLLNREFSPSAKNQVWTTDITYIWTSQGWLYLAVVIDLYSRRIIGWHLDRKMETALVTRALMMAVNLRSPPKGLLHHSDRGSQYASHTYQTLLSQHGMVCSMSRKGNCWDNAPTERFFSSLKREWVTGNLYPTREDAVADVRAYIAYYNSRRIHTTLGDLAPIEFEKCA, encoded by the exons ATGACAACAAAAGGTACACGTCGGCATTTCAAGCCGGAATTTAAGAAAGACGCCGTAGCGCTAGTCTCTGAGCAAGGGTATTCAATTTCTAAAGCAGCAGAGGTTGTAGGAACAACAGCCAATAACCTGCGACGCTGGATAAAGGAACTGAAGCAGGAAGAAGACGGTGTGAGGTTGGATGTAGGTGAGCGCGCAGAATTAGAGCGATTACGACGTGAAAATAAGCAGTTGCGGATGGAGAAAGAAATCC CTAAAAAAGGCCAGCGCCTTCTTTGCGAAAGAAATGAAATAAAGTACAGCTTTATTGAAAAACAGCAAGGCAGCTTTCCTGTTAGGGTGCTCTGCCGGGTAATGCAAGTAAGTAAAACTGGTTATTACGATTGGTGTTGCCGTGGTAATAGCTCAATAGATGCTCAAACATGGCAACTATGCCATCGTTTGAAGGCCCTATTTGCAGAATCTAGACAGAGCCTGGGAAGTCGTCGGTTAATGAAGCTGTTACGTAAAGAAGGCTTTGAAGTCGGGCGCTATCGAGTCCGCAAGCTCATGAAAAAGCTAGGCTTGGCAGTAAAGCGTAAGAAGCGATTTACACTGACGACAGACAGTAAACATCACCTGCCGGTCGCAGAGAACCTTCTGAATAGGGAGTTCTCACCGAGTGCTAAAAATCAAGTTTGGACGACTGATATTACATATATTTGGACTTCGCAGGGCTGGTTGTACTTGGCGGTAGTGATTGATCTCTATTCGCGCCGGATTATTGGTTGGCATCTAGATCGGAAGATGGAAACGGCCCTGGTAACTCGTGCGTTGATGATGGCTGTCAATTTGCGTTCGCCCCCAAAAGGTCTCCTGCATCACTCTGATCGTGGCAGTCAGTATGCCAGCCATACCTACCAAACGTTATTGAGTCAGCATGGGATGGTGTGTTCAATGAGCCGTAAGGGAAATTGTTGGGACAACGCACCGACTGAACGTTTCTTCAGCAGCCTGAAGCGGGAGTGGGTAACGGGAAACCTATATCCGACAAGGGAGGATGCGGTAGCAGATGTAAGAGCCTATATTGCTTATTACAACTCACGAAGAATACATACAACACTGGGAGACCTAGCCCCTATCGAATTTGAGAAATGTGCTTAA
- the csrA gene encoding carbon storage regulator CsrA, giving the protein MLILKRRTGENLRIGTNVSITVLEVKGNQVKIGIRAPKSLPVHREEIYMRIERERKISNGKR; this is encoded by the coding sequence ATGTTGATCCTAAAGCGCCGAACAGGTGAAAACCTAAGAATTGGAACGAATGTCTCGATCACAGTGTTAGAAGTGAAGGGAAATCAAGTAAAGATTGGCATCCGCGCACCGAAATCCCTTCCCGTCCACCGTGAAGAGATCTATATGCGTATAGAGAGGGAACGAAAAATAAGCAATGGAAAGCGTTGA
- a CDS encoding DUF3732 domain-containing protein, which produces MKTLIREIGVIDKQGNKHPVNFKKGLNVVTGKSSTGKSALIEIFDYCFGSSENTIPKGIITKNAAIYYVVLSVDEQHIVIARDPDIATRAFFRSAESFNSADIVRDYFNSSYFRPLGEFKKHLKSFFLDIDDVDESLAARANRRNSAKAATPSVRSFSSFILQHQNLVANKHALFYRFDEKEKRDQVIEHTKIFLGLVDQRFFHLKQEKERLTADIGRLERQKETNKSASARYKQKVSPVLSQLYALMGFEDAPLSLEKVLHHPQDAKDQLDCIIVPEKINHTSGAITQRYNQLKLERNQKAAELRKLQRQAASIKKHLQEEEIFVDNVKQFSSPEHVHISGSVCPFCHSEQDNLRKSAEKLKKAIIKISGNLAQARPMKAKFESSLVNVKRKAEHVSRALTELNQQIMEIEKTEKQLVEQKSLYEGVLMQKAKLFVLLDTLNMADDAELDKQIKDLGKKVKCITKDLKKYDVQKGLESASAKVNKFMADIGGHFEFEASYKPINLHFSFETFDLYHLTPGNEKIYVRSMGSGANWLYCHVTLFLALHKYFAELGAKCAIPSVLFLDQPTQVYFPNFNRDDSDTFEEQKNLESEQRTKRERHIDEDIKAVESLFSQLSIYCNELEVTNGFSPQIIVTDHADNLSLSNGVQFADLVNGNRWRERGLIHPIEE; this is translated from the coding sequence GTGAAAACATTAATTCGTGAAATTGGTGTTATTGATAAGCAGGGAAACAAGCATCCGGTTAATTTTAAAAAGGGCCTCAATGTTGTTACTGGTAAGTCATCGACAGGTAAAAGCGCATTAATTGAAATCTTCGACTATTGTTTTGGAAGTAGCGAAAACACCATCCCGAAAGGTATTATTACCAAAAATGCTGCGATCTACTATGTTGTGTTATCTGTTGATGAGCAACATATAGTGATTGCTCGCGATCCTGACATCGCTACTAGAGCCTTTTTTCGTAGTGCTGAATCGTTTAATTCTGCCGATATCGTCCGTGATTATTTCAATAGCAGCTATTTCCGTCCATTGGGTGAGTTTAAGAAGCATCTAAAAAGCTTTTTCTTGGATATAGATGATGTAGATGAATCTTTGGCTGCCAGGGCGAACCGGCGCAATAGCGCCAAGGCGGCTACGCCATCTGTTCGTAGTTTTTCATCATTTATACTTCAACATCAAAATCTTGTTGCAAATAAACATGCGTTGTTTTACCGGTTCGATGAAAAAGAAAAACGTGATCAGGTAATTGAGCATACTAAGATTTTCTTGGGATTAGTGGATCAAAGGTTTTTTCATTTAAAACAAGAGAAAGAACGATTGACTGCGGATATCGGACGTTTGGAGCGTCAGAAAGAGACAAACAAGAGCGCCTCAGCAAGATATAAACAAAAGGTTAGCCCTGTTTTAAGCCAGTTATATGCTCTGATGGGATTTGAGGATGCACCATTATCATTGGAGAAGGTACTGCATCACCCACAAGATGCCAAAGATCAACTCGACTGCATCATAGTTCCGGAAAAAATTAACCATACTTCAGGCGCTATCACACAGCGATATAATCAGCTCAAGTTAGAGCGCAATCAAAAGGCTGCTGAATTAAGGAAGCTACAACGCCAAGCTGCTTCTATAAAGAAGCATCTCCAAGAAGAAGAGATTTTTGTTGACAACGTAAAACAATTTAGCTCACCCGAACATGTTCACATATCTGGCTCAGTTTGTCCATTTTGCCATTCTGAACAAGATAATCTGCGAAAAAGTGCAGAAAAGCTGAAGAAAGCTATCATTAAAATCTCAGGTAATCTTGCTCAAGCACGCCCCATGAAAGCTAAATTTGAATCGTCTTTAGTTAATGTGAAACGTAAGGCTGAGCATGTTAGCAGGGCGTTGACTGAGTTAAATCAGCAAATAATGGAAATTGAGAAAACAGAAAAGCAGTTAGTAGAGCAAAAGAGTCTCTATGAGGGTGTTTTGATGCAGAAAGCAAAGTTATTTGTACTGCTCGATACCCTAAATATGGCTGATGATGCAGAGCTGGATAAGCAAATTAAAGATCTTGGCAAGAAGGTAAAATGCATCACGAAGGATCTCAAAAAATATGATGTCCAAAAAGGATTGGAAAGTGCGTCTGCTAAGGTGAACAAGTTTATGGCTGATATTGGTGGCCATTTTGAGTTTGAAGCTAGCTATAAGCCTATAAATCTTCACTTCTCATTCGAAACGTTCGACCTCTATCACCTGACACCTGGAAATGAAAAAATTTATGTAAGATCAATGGGCAGTGGTGCAAATTGGTTATACTGCCACGTAACACTATTTCTGGCATTGCATAAATACTTTGCAGAGCTCGGTGCTAAATGTGCTATCCCTTCAGTTCTATTCTTAGACCAGCCAACTCAAGTTTATTTTCCCAACTTTAATCGTGATGATTCCGATACTTTTGAAGAACAAAAAAACCTTGAATCAGAACAGCGAACAAAAAGGGAACGGCATATAGATGAAGATATCAAAGCTGTTGAAAGTTTATTTAGTCAACTATCAATTTACTGTAATGAGTTGGAAGTCACTAACGGTTTTAGCCCGCAAATTATCGTTACCGACCACGCAGATAACTTAAGCTTATCGAATGGGGTTCAGTTTGCTGATTTAGTTAATGGGAACAGGTGGAGAGAACGTGGGCTAATTCACCCTATTGAAGAATAG
- a CDS encoding DUF6521 family protein, giving the protein MSSIVDALYELKYNPFEYGRYLASFYAAIDETENNLLLAPLVIPLCSHSIFGGKVSGAVFGNKKRSSIWSIFDDRTKLYDLQERIDGFQVLTEQSLQYCLINDWLYVNEQSLSIQKGGGDNPTFTTQRHADRLGRLFSGHSVVEIYTFLGVKPR; this is encoded by the coding sequence ATGAGTAGTATTGTTGATGCCCTATATGAATTAAAATACAACCCATTTGAATATGGCCGTTACCTGGCCTCATTCTATGCAGCTATAGATGAGACTGAAAATAACCTTCTACTTGCTCCACTGGTGATCCCTTTATGTAGCCACTCTATTTTCGGTGGAAAGGTATCAGGTGCTGTATTCGGGAATAAAAAACGAAGCTCTATTTGGTCTATTTTTGATGATCGAACAAAGCTCTATGACTTGCAAGAACGAATAGATGGTTTCCAGGTGTTGACAGAGCAAAGCCTCCAATATTGCTTAATTAATGATTGGTTATACGTAAATGAACAGAGTTTATCTATTCAGAAAGGTGGCGGCGACAATCCTACATTTACCACTCAAAGACATGCAGATAGGTTAGGTCGATTGTTTAGTGGTCATTCTGTGGTCGAGATTTATACGTTTTTAGGAGTAAAACCACGGTGA